ATGCTGATTGTTCCATATTATGCATGAATGTGAAGAACAATTATGTTTGAAAGTAATGTTTGAGACAAGATGGAGATTTATtgcaacaacagcagagcagacacagaTGGCAGGTAATGGAAGCACAGACAATGAAGAAGGAGCCCAGATACTGTCCTTAATCTTATGGATCTGTCGTGGATGGTGGAGAGCTGGTAGGGAGACACGCAGTGGAGAGGTACCTCGCTGGCACGGACACGGATGGAGAACACGCTGGAGAGGAAGCGCGAAGAAGATGTAGAGGGAATAATTCGAGGGTTGTCGAGAGTAGTCCTTTCTGTcattaacgagaccggacaactgacCGGGATGAGCGGTGATCCTTTATCCAGAACTGATTTGATGCTGAAGGGGAGCAGGTGCGTGTAATTAGTATTCCGGCGAGGGATCTTGTGGAGGTTGATTGATGGGGGAACCTGGCGAGTCTGTAACAATAAGACCATTGAGAATTATTTTTAGATAAACACGGCTTAATCCAATTGATCTTGAAGATCTGATTgattgtttgaaaatacaatgcattaaagatacatgttaaaaaatacatgtttttttttaacatacttttgtttttccatatGAAGTTAAATAGGAGAGAATCAATGGCTGAACAATCTTTGGATCAACATAAAGTGAGATGGCAGGGTGTACTATTCTTGAGATACCTTCTGCCTTTGACAGCAGCACACCGCCTTGTATGGTAAGGTCTCTGCAACCAAcaattaaagattttttttgctttttctacCTCGGGTGAGAAGTTGGCAGATACTCTGTCAGATGCTGACTTATTTAATAAAATACCAAGATAtcttactgatttttttttttacttctgtacCACTAATTGATGTCTAATCAGAATTATGTACtgttaaaatgtcacatttactCTGATTAATTGCAAGACCTGAGGCCTTAGAGAAATTCTTTAAAGCGCCCAATATGACCGGCACTTGatcttcatttttcaaaaagagACACTTGTCATCAGCTAGTCGACTAACTATTAAGTATTATCTCCTATTTTTAACATCAAAACGAGGTGATGTACCGTTAACTAAAGAGACCCTGCTGTTGATATTGTTATAGAGTGTGAACCATGTTTCAGAAATTTTCCCCAAAGCCAAAATTAAGTAAAGATTCACTTATGAATGGGAACACCCATTCATAAGTGAATCTTTACTTAATTCGACAGTGTCGAAggctttgtaaaaataaaaaaaaagtataactTCTTCTTTATTACTTAAATCAGAGTAATCTAATATATCTAGGATTAAACAAATGTTATTACTTAGATGTCTATCTTTCATAAACTCATATTAAGTTGGTGATATAATTTCATTCAGACAAGGTTCCAGTCTTTTAGCATAGAGTGAAGCGAACAATTTATAATCCAAATTTATTAATGAAATTGGACGCcaattatataaatatgaatatatctTTGTTTGGTTTAGGGGTTAGAGTAATGAGGCCTTGTTTCATTGATTCAGTTAACTCTCCATTCTCAGTACATTCCTCAAAGACAGCCAGAATCATGTCTTTAATATCCTCCCAAGGTTCTGTAAAATTCAAATGGCAACCCATCGGGTCCAGGGCTTTTGTTGGAGGGGTTTTTCTTGATAATAGCATCAAGTTATTCAATAGTTAAAGGACTTTCTCACAGTTCTAGACTTTCCTGACTTATTTTAGGAATAAATGAACTTTATCAAAAAATAGAGCTGCAAGGTTGAGCGTCAAAAGAAGAAGTATATCATTTTGATAAAAATTAGAAATAGATGCAGAGATTGTTATTGACGAGTAATGACGAAATCTTTTTGTACCATCATTTCCCCCCCGCAAATTCCAACCATTTTGACCTTGATCTGATAAATGCCCCTTTTGCCTTTTAATATAACGCATATTCAgcaattttgttttatcttcatCATTAGGAAGAggtatatttaaaatataatttatttcttttaaaatgttagcatttcttgtcattttagtttttgaGTTAGTTTGCCAAACTTGATGGAAAATTTCCTACCTTCAAATTTAAACAACTCCCATGTAGAAATAGGGCAGATAAAATGTCTGGTTATGAAGCTATTTAAAATTCCTTAATGCCTAAACAATAGGAGGATtgttgaaggaaagaagaattACGTTTGCTTATTGAATTTTGCATTGGATAGGAAAAGATCAATTCCAGCATGGTCCGTtagaggagcaggagagcatAAGGAGGGTGCCAGAGAACCAGAGATAAGCCAAAGATCGATGCGAGATTTCTGAGACAAGTCAGCTTTGAACCATGTAAATTAATTAGATGAGTTTAGATTTACAAATCTGAACGCATCTAATAATGATAGGTGACTTGTTCTACCTCTGGGGGAAATCTGTCAACATACAGATCCTCAGACCTCATTAAAGTCACCACCAATATTGAGTGTGGCTgaaggaaatgtattttttagagTGAGTATCTTGGTAGGCAACTCCTGAAGGAGTGCCTTATTTAGAGTGGTCCTATTAAAACCATAAATATTGgctaaaataattaacaaatcaCCAATTTGAATAACAATTAATATCCATCTGCCTTCAGAAGAAAGTTGTGATTCAGTAATAGATCCATTAAAGCTACGATCAAATAAGATCATAATGCCCCCGGAATGATTAGAACCATGACAAAAAAGAGCTTTCCCACCCCACTGATTGCGCCAAAATGTTTCGTCTCTTTGACATGAGTTGCGTTTCTTGTAAAAAGTAAATGTCCTTTTTTGtgctttacaaaacaaaaataaggcTTTTCTTTTGGTTATTTCTCTTAGGCTTCGTACATTAcgagaaaaacaagaaagagaaaatttgTTACCTTATAGGTAGTAACTTGAAAGTGTGTAACCTTGAAAATGTGGGGAAAAGTCCAAAAGTAAAAATTACGAATATGTTAAAGTGAGCTGCAGACTCAAACATGGTATTGTAAAACTAAAagagaaatatattttctccAACATTAAAGAGGAGATTAAGGGGGGAACCTTCCTGGCTGCGGAAAAAT
This genomic interval from Siniperca chuatsi isolate FFG_IHB_CAS linkage group LG21, ASM2008510v1, whole genome shotgun sequence contains the following:
- the LOC122869550 gene encoding uncharacterized protein LOC122869550, with amino-acid sequence MWHIDLDPRILRAAGMVRTRNHAALLYSFYHEHVVIVFGQTPNTQFLKQKKIKITEDLTQHVRDARAKLWPLVEQARKEGKLASYSCPLAIIAGRRIAAQDVTSSSDGSSAALSHSKTRQVPPSINLHKIPRRNTNYTHLLPFSIKSVLDKGSPLIPVSCPVSLMTERTTLDNPRIIPSTSSSRFLSSVFSIRVRASEVPLHCVSPYQLSTIHDRSIRLRTVSGLLLHCLCFHYLPSVSALLLLQ